One segment of Panicum virgatum strain AP13 chromosome 1K, P.virgatum_v5, whole genome shotgun sequence DNA contains the following:
- the LOC120684967 gene encoding protein FAR1-RELATED SEQUENCE 5-like: protein MQDGEGIRDLDLMETTGFGDGEGMSGVQEEPVENRGLGGKNWGAEARAEHMETGAFEAWKAAGRMELSCQASIEEEKKSTSNAILRSGEAGGFPPRPRRGKRAREGPNERIAPEDEEDAVTKAIRLAAERPDQPIFFPYKGTVFNSCDEAKEFYNLYSWEKGFGIRIGRGCKNSKEYRTRQDFVCSCEGTDKSTTAASIRTECKAMIRLLRQNDHSWYISRVVDTHNHPFSAGYGENKQWKSHSDIDPLTKDLVKKLRENNISVGRICNILGVSDATSSKTMRKESIRSLCAKLSQENMKDDIGKTMGLLEDMKKTDPGLEVRFQMDSSGAMKTMLWCTGKNRVDYENFGDAITFDTTFRTNLYSLPLGLFVGVNNHFQSIVFGGVLLTSEKTIDFEWAFTNFVEIMNGKAPLTMLTDQCAAMAKAIKSTLRTTRHRWCRWHVLKDAKKKLGNIYSKRKKFKREFNKVITDEIDIRRFENEWVKLLKEYRLVKNKYLKRLFKHRDKWAKPYFMDIFCAGMTSTQRSESANHMLKKFIQWVAPMHLFVSKFNELQSDRHDQEGKEQHSTKQVLRKKLRVGVPIERHASTVYTRAMYEKFCDELFESGSFAIFKRINASEFILVDTKNEEEIEAKHFRVKLEGDNKISCECGFYEHMGMLCRHTLKVLVHLDKMEIPAGNIMRRWTKEGHIPCKETSISSALEQQSHNMQRKMLLAKACELTKVDDKGRLVSFGKTIEEVIGNSMVSETSGQQIGEVKDATTSWPTSKPTSCPPRTIFGGRPPNTGLKSWIASTKKSAVCQADDPSTKASEWPEEENPAKKKTKSILELMQLK, encoded by the exons ATGCAAGATGGAGAAGGGATTCGTGATCTAGACCTGATGGAAACTACAGGATTTGGAGATGGTGAGGGAATGAGCGGAGTGCAAGAAGAGCCTGTAGAAAATAGAGGATTAGGCGGCAAAAATTGGGGCGCCGAAGCTCGTGCAGAGCATATGGAAACCGGAGCATTTGAAGCCTGGAAGGCTGCAGGCCGCATGGAGCTTAGCTGCCAGGCATCAATCGAAGAGGAGAAGAAATCAACAAGCAATGCAATCTTACGAAGTGGTGAGGCAGGAGGATTTCCTCCACGGCCACGTCGCGG GAAACGCGCCCGTGAAGGTCCAAATGAACGAATAGCCCCAGAAGATGAGGAAGATGCGGTGACAAAGGCTATACGCCTTGCAGCTGAACGGCCAGACCAGCCAATATTTTTCCCTTACAAAGGAACTGTGTTCAACAGCTGCGATGAGGCGAAAGAGTTCTACAACTTATACTCCTGGGAGAAAGGTTTCGGAATAAGAATAGGGCGAGGATGCAAGAACAGCAAAGAGTATAGAACTAGGCAAGATTTTGTCTGCTCGTGTGAG GGAACAGACAAGAGCACAACAGCAGCTTCAATCAGGACTGAATGCAAGGCAATGATCAGACTTCTCAGACAAAATGATCATTCATGGTACATCAGCAGGGTGGTTGACACACACAACCACCCATTTTCAGCAGGCTATGGTGAAAACAAGCAATGGAAATCGCATAGTGACATAGATCCACTAACAAAGGATTTGGTTAAGAAGCTTAGGGAGAACAATATAAGTGTTGGGAGGATCTGCAACATCCTAGGTGTGTCGGATGCAACCTCAAGCAAAACAATGAGAAAGGAGTCTATACGGTCCTTGTGTGCAAAACTGTCCCAAGAAAACATGAAAGATGATATTGGAAAGACAATGGGACTTTTGGAGGATATGAAGAAGACTGACCCTGGGCTTGAAGTAAGGTTCCAAATGGACAGCAGTGGCGCGATGAAAACAATGCTTTGGTGCACCGGTAAAAATAGAGTGGACTACGAGAATTTTGGAGATGCCATAACATTTGATACAACCTTCAGGACAAACCTTTACAGCCTGCCATTGGGTCTTTTCGTTGGTGTAAACAACCATTTCCAGTCAATAGTGTTCGGAGGGGTGCTTCTAACATCTGAGAAAACAATTGATTTCGAATGGGCATTCACAAATTTTGTAGAAATAATGAATGGTAAAGCTCCCCTGACAATGCTAACAG ACCAGTGTGCCGCCATGGCAAAGGCGATAAAATCAACACTACGGACTACAAGGCACAGATGGTGCAGGTGGCACGTGCTGAAGGATGCAAAAAAGAAGCTTGGGAACATCTACTCAAAACGTAAGAAGTTCAAGCGTGAATTCAATAAAGTAATAACTGATGAGATTGACATAAGAAGGTTCGAGAATGAATGGGTAAAACTACTAAAGGAATACCGCCTTGTCAAGAACAAGTACTTGAAGAGGTTGTTCAAGCACCGGGACAAATGGGCTAAACCATATTTCATGGACATATTCTGTGCTGGAATGACCAGCACACAAAGGAGTGAAAGCGCAAATCATATGTTAAAAAAGTTCATTCAATGGGTTGCACCAATGCACCTTTTTGTGAGTAAATTCAATGAGCTGCAGAGCGACAGACACGACCAGGAAGGAAAAGAGCAGCATTCTACTAAACAG GTTCTCAGAAAAAAGCTAAGAGTAGGGGTTCCAATAGAGCGCCACGCAAGCACGGTGTACACAAGAGCAATGTATGAGAAATTCTGTGATGAGCTATTTGAGTCAGGATCATTTGCCATATTTAAGAGGATCAATGCTAGTGAGTTCATTTTAGTAGACACAAAGAACGAAGAGGAAATAGAAGCTAAGCATTTCAGGGTGAAGCTAGAAGGAGATAATAAGATCAGTTGTGAATGTGGTTTCTACGAACATATGGGCATGCTTTGCCGCCATACTCTCAAG GTCCTCGTCCATCTGGACAAAATGGAAATCCCAGCTGGAAACATAATGAGAAGATGGACAAAGGAAGGGCACATACCATGTAAAGAAACATCGATATCTTCTGCCTTGGAGCAGCAATCGCATAATATGCAGAGAAAGATGCTTCTGGCAAAAGCTTGTGAACTTACCAAGGTGGATGACAAGGGACGACTCGTCTCTTTTGGTAAAACAATTGAAGAAGTAATTGGCAATTCCATGGTAAGTGAGACATCAGGTCAACAAATTGGTGAAGTTAAAGATGCAACAACTTCTTGGCCAACCTCGAAGCCCACATCCTGTCCTCCCCGAACAATATTCGGTGGAAGGCCACCAAACACAGGACTAAAATCATGGATTGCAAGCACTAAGAAATCTGCAGTGTGCCAAGCCGATGATCCAAGCACTAAAGCATCAGAGTGGCCAGAGGAAGAGAACCCAgccaagaagaaaacaaagtccATTTTAGAACTTATGCAGTTGAAGTAA